A single Denticeps clupeoides chromosome 7, fDenClu1.1, whole genome shotgun sequence DNA region contains:
- the ppp1r1b gene encoding protein phosphatase 1 regulatory subunit 1B isoform X2, protein MDPAAAASEVVEEPKERKKIHFAVPATAPTQLDPRQVEMIRRRRPTPATLFRVADQSSPEEDNSTHQWVVGENGVLKPKRVNPNVYQPPSLKGPPEETSPAETESELNMAEAIPQSDEEGQAEEDEDNREEES, encoded by the exons ATGGATCCGGCAGCGGCAGCATCAGAAGTGGTAGAGGAGCCCAAAGAGAGGAAGAAGATCCACTTTGCTGTCCCGGCAACAGCACCCACCCAGCTGGACCCGCGGCAGGTTGAGATG ATCCGGCGTCGCAGGCCCACACCAGCAACACTGTTCAGAGTGGCTGACCAATCGTCGCCTGAGGAAGACAACTCTACACATCAG tgGGTCGTCGGGGAGAACGGCGTTCTCAAGCCCAAGCGGGTCAACCCCAACGTGTACCAGCCTCCGTCGCTGAAAG GTCCACCAGAGGAAACAAGCCCAGCAGAGACTGAATCAGAGTTGAACATGGCAGAGGCCATACCACAGAGTGACGAGGAAGGACAGgcagaggaggacgaggacaacagagaggaggagagctgA
- the ppp1r1b gene encoding protein phosphatase 1 regulatory subunit 1B isoform X1, whose amino-acid sequence MDPAAAASEVVEEPKERKKIHFAVPATAPTQLDPRQVEMIRRRRPTPATLFRVADQSSPEEDNSTHQWVVGENGVLKPKRVNPNVYQPPSLKAVQQMAEAQMQKLGVYPHMEEEHEDCSGQGEVQERDLIQSSGPPEETSPAETESELNMAEAIPQSDEEGQAEEDEDNREEES is encoded by the exons ATGGATCCGGCAGCGGCAGCATCAGAAGTGGTAGAGGAGCCCAAAGAGAGGAAGAAGATCCACTTTGCTGTCCCGGCAACAGCACCCACCCAGCTGGACCCGCGGCAGGTTGAGATG ATCCGGCGTCGCAGGCCCACACCAGCAACACTGTTCAGAGTGGCTGACCAATCGTCGCCTGAGGAAGACAACTCTACACATCAG tgGGTCGTCGGGGAGAACGGCGTTCTCAAGCCCAAGCGGGTCAACCCCAACGTGTACCAGCCTCCGTCGCTGAAAG CCGTACAACAGATGGCTGAAGCCCAAATGCAGAAGCTAGGTGTGTATCCACACATGGAGGAGGAGCATGAAGACTGCAGTGGACAGGGAGAGGTGCAGGAGAGAGACCTCATTCAGAGcagtg GTCCACCAGAGGAAACAAGCCCAGCAGAGACTGAATCAGAGTTGAACATGGCAGAGGCCATACCACAGAGTGACGAGGAAGGACAGgcagaggaggacgaggacaacagagaggaggagagctgA
- the stard3 gene encoding stAR-related lipid transfer protein 3, with amino-acid sequence MPGGVGYGELEGSLPVIASLNASYSQSTLSIPSPHYLPVPPGERKVISDVRRTFCLFVTFDLLFISLLWIIELNMNKNIWESLQKEVIQYNFKSSFFDIFILALFRFLCLQLGYAALRLRHWWVIAITTLVTTAFLIAKVIISDLFSQNAFGYVLPITSFVVAWLETWFLDFKVLTQEAEDERVYLAAVNAACERASMIYPRPLSDGQFYSPPESLAGSEEDLDEEGLGRKAVTAQEKEFVRQGREAMAVVEQILTQEENWKFEKNNDIGDSVYTLEIPFHGKTFILKAFMQCPAELVYQEVILQPEKMVQWNRTVSACQILQRVDDNTLVSYDVSAGAAGGVVSPRDFVNVRRVERKRDCYISAGMATTHEAKPPHNRFVRGENGPGGFVVLKSSSNPSVCTFIWVLNTDLKGRLPRYLIHQSLAATMFEFMTHLRQRITELRSSHR; translated from the exons ATGCCTGGAGGAGTGGGCTACGGCGAGTTGGAGGGGAGTCTCCCGGTCATCGCCTCTCTGAATGCATCGTACTCGCAGTCCACGCTCTCCATCCCCTCCCCGCATTACCTGCCCGTCCCCCCCGGAGAACGGAAGGTCATCTCCGACGTGCGCCGGACCTTCTGCCTTTTTGTGACCTTCGACCTTCTTTTCATATCTCTGCTTTGGATCATTGAGCTGAAT ATGAACAAGAACATTTGGGAGAGTCTGCAGAAAGAAGTGATCCAGTACAACTTCAAGTCTTCATTCTTTGATATCTTT atctTGGCTCTGTTCAGGTTTTTATGTCTGCAGCTGGGTTATGCAGCATTGCGCCTGAGGCACTGGTGGGTCATAGCG ATCACCACTCTGGTCACCACTGCCTTCCTCATCGCAAAGGTCATCATTTCAGAC CTCTTCAGCCAGAATGCCTTTGGTTACGTGCTGCCTATTACCTCCTTCGTGGTGGCCTGGCTGGAGACCTGGTTCCTGGACTTTAAGGTGCTTACCCAGGAGGCTGAGGACGAGAGGG TTTACCTGGCAGCTGTGAATGCAGCATGTGAGCGAGCTTCCATGATCTACCCCCGACCCCTGTCTGATGGCCAGTTCTACTCTCCACCTGAGTCTCTTGCAG gGTCTGAGGAGGACTTGGATGAGGAGGGGTTGGGTAGGAAAGCGGTGACTGCACAG GAGAAGGAGTTTGTTCGACAGGGGAGGGAGGCCATGGCAGTGGTGGAGCAGATACTCACGCAAGAAGAAAACTGGAAGTTTGAAAAGAACAAC GATATTGGCGACTCTGTTTACACTCTGGAGATTCCTTTCCATGGGAAGACTTTCATCCTCAAG gcatTCATGCAGTGTCCTGCAGAATTAGTGTACCAGGAGGTGATTCTACAGCCAGAGAAGATGGTACAGTGGAACAGGACCGTGTCTGCATGTCAG ATTTTACAGAGAGTGGACGACAACACTCTGGTGTCATATGATGTTTCTGCGGGAGCAGCAGGGGGCGTAGTTTCTCCCAG GGACTTTGTTAACGTCAGACGGGTGGAGCGTAAGCGGGACTGCTACATCTCTGCTGGCATGGCAACTACTCACGAGGCCAAACCCCCACATAACCGTTTTGTCAG GGGTGAAAATGGTCCTGGCGGCTTTGTAGTGTTAAAGTCTAGCTCTAATCCCTCAGTCTGCACGTTTATATGGGTCCTTAACACTGACCTGAAG GGTCGTCTTCCACGTTACCTCATCCATCAGTCTCTTGCTGCCACCATGTTCGAATTCATGACTCACCTTCGTCAGCGAATCACAGAGCTCCGCTCCTCCCATCGGTAA